Within Oscillospiraceae bacterium, the genomic segment ACTGGTTATCCGCAAAAGAAAGTAATTAAACCTTTCGGTTTAATGAATCCTTAACGGACTAAGAAAACCCCCGCTGCATTCGCAGCGGGGGTTTTTCAGTTTATCATAAGATCAAGTTGTCATCCTGAGCAGTCCGCCGTTTCACGGCGGGCTTGTCGAAGGGTCTTTAATTGATAAAAGCTAAAATATTCGCATCCGTAACCCATAATCTTTTGGAGATTCTTCGACTCCGCATTTGATGGAAACCCAAAAATGCTCCGCTCAGAATGATATCACTTGCTTTTTATATAATTATTGAATGAATAAGAAAAGAAATTATTTTAAAAAATCTGTGCGTCTGTCAATTAAATAAGGAAAACGCTTGCGGTACACATATACTTCGGTAAGATTTACAGTTTGTACAAGAAGCCCCTCTTCCTGAATGGGAAGTTGAGAAATCACCGTACCTCTCGGGTTTATTATTTTGCTGTTTCCGAAAAGATAGCTCGTGTCTGTTTTTTCAAATAAATTGACACCGCAGACAAACATCATATTTTCCGCTGCTCTGGCGGGCAAGAAAATCTCCCACAGATCTTTATTGATATAATCCCATGCCGCGGGTAAAACCAGCATTTCAGCGCCTTTAAGCGCGGCGGTGCGTGCCATCTCGGGGAAGTCAATATCATAACAAATCATCAATGCGATTTTGCCAAACGGGGTACAGGCAACGCAAACGCCGGTATCACCGTATGAAAAATAATTCTTTTCGCTGTCCCACAGATGGGTTTTACGGTACTTGCAGAATATATCACCATGCCCGTCAATCAGCACAAGAGAATTATACATCTTACCGTTATCTTTTTCGGCATAAGGCACCACGGCCCAGACAGAATTGCTTTCACAAAGCCGTTTGAACTGTTCCAGCATATACAGATTCTTTTTGGAGGTCTCTTCCGATTTGTCCGGTGTGTAAGCGTTCAGATCATATCCCTCGTAAAACAATTCGGGCAGAACAATAAAGTTTGCACCTTGCTGTACGGCTTTTTCAAATAGCTGTGTGGCGTGTGCAAGATTGTTTTGGCAATTTCCCAAGACGCATTCTACCTGTAAAAGAGCGATTTTGAGCTCCATGGATTCTTTATTCAAACGGACGGCCACCTTTCTTTTAAGGGCTTCGCAATAATAATTTTCAGCAGATGTTTTATATGGGCTTGCGATTTTCGAGATTATAATAGGTGATTTTTAACTTTTTGTCAACCGTAAACACTGTCATGATTCGCTAAAGGAAAATTCGCATTGACATGATTCTTGAAAATTGTTATAATGGCAGCATTAGGAGGGTGATTTTGGAAGGTGATTCGAGCGCGATGAAAACCAAAGAGCTGCAAGCAAAAGAACGGGCGAAAATTGCCGTGCAGATACTGGAGAACCGTTATCCTGAGGCAATTTGTTCTCTTGATTATGAAGACCCTTTCCGCCTGATGGTCAGCGTCCGGCTTTCGGCGCAGTGTACGGATGAGCGGGTAAATATGATTACGCCGGAATTATTCAAAAGATATCCCACGATCACTGATTTTACCGAAGCGGATCAGGGGGAATTGGAGAAATACATTTTTTCCTGCGGCTTTTATCATTCCAAAGCAAAGGATATTATCGGTGCGGCAAAGGCGGTCAATGAACGGTTCGGCGGGAAAATACCCGATGATATGGAACAACTGCTTTCGATACCAGGCGTGGGGAGAAAAAGCGCGAATCTGCTGTTGGGGGATATCTACGGAAAGCCCGCCGTGGTCGCCGACACACATTGTATCCGAATATCAAACCGGCTCGGACTGTGTGAGACCGTCGATCCTTATAAAGTCGAAATGGCGTTGAAGGCGATTTTACCGCCGGAAAAAAGCAATGATTTTTGTCATCGGCTGGTTTTGTTCGGACGGGAGATCTGCACTGCAAGATCGCCGAAATGCAGTGAGTGCCCGCTTTTTGAAATCTGTTTGAGCAAACCGCAATCGGAAAAATCCGATCGCATAAAGAAGGGGAGAACGAAATGAAATCATATGGGAAAAAAGCAGCGGCAATTGCAGCGGCGTTGATATTATTATTTTCAACTTTAACCGGATGTGCGGGGACCTCTATGAAGGAAGTCACGGACGCAATCGATGCAGCATTTATGGCTGATGTGGGTACAGTTGCCGTTCCGGTGGGGCGGTCAGAACTCTCGAAGGATGCATTTTTAATGGCAACCGGTTTGAGTGCGGATGATATTAAGGACTATTACGGCGTTGTCAGCTCAGATGACGGATATTGCGACCGGATCATTGCGGTACGTGCGGGGAAAAATTCAATTGAGACAGTAAAAGCCGCATTGGAGCAGATGAAAACGGATTTAACGGCCTATTATCGGTCGTATTCCGTGAACGGCTCTTATCAGCGCGCACAGCTGTCTCAAATCGTGGAACGCGGTGACTGCCTGTTTTATATCTGCCTCGGAATGATGCCGACCGACACAGATGCACCTTTGGAGTTTGGGATTGATCTGGATTTGGCCGTGAACACCATCAACAATTATTATCCGCCCGAAAACTAAGGCGAAGAGTGATGTTCGAATTTTTAACAGGGAGAGTCGAATTGATCAGCACCTATTCGCCGGAAGTTTTTGCGCGAACCACAGATTTATTGAACAGCGAACGCATCAGATATTCGTTTAAAACGACTTATACAGGAAGCAGGGGCAGAAATACGGGAACGCTTGTCTCACTCGGGAATAATCCGGAATTTGAAACGC encodes:
- a CDS encoding carbon-nitrogen hydrolase family protein, whose translation is MNKESMELKIALLQVECVLGNCQNNLAHATQLFEKAVQQGANFIVLPELFYEGYDLNAYTPDKSEETSKKNLYMLEQFKRLCESNSVWAVVPYAEKDNGKMYNSLVLIDGHGDIFCKYRKTHLWDSEKNYFSYGDTGVCVACTPFGKIALMICYDIDFPEMARTAALKGAEMLVLPAAWDYINKDLWEIFLPARAAENMMFVCGVNLFEKTDTSYLFGNSKIINPRGTVISQLPIQEEGLLVQTVNLTEVYVYRKRFPYLIDRRTDFLK
- the nth gene encoding endonuclease III: MKTKELQAKERAKIAVQILENRYPEAICSLDYEDPFRLMVSVRLSAQCTDERVNMITPELFKRYPTITDFTEADQGELEKYIFSCGFYHSKAKDIIGAAKAVNERFGGKIPDDMEQLLSIPGVGRKSANLLLGDIYGKPAVVADTHCIRISNRLGLCETVDPYKVEMALKAILPPEKSNDFCHRLVLFGREICTARSPKCSECPLFEICLSKPQSEKSDRIKKGRTK
- a CDS encoding DUF4358 domain-containing protein, which codes for MKSYGKKAAAIAAALILLFSTLTGCAGTSMKEVTDAIDAAFMADVGTVAVPVGRSELSKDAFLMATGLSADDIKDYYGVVSSDDGYCDRIIAVRAGKNSIETVKAALEQMKTDLTAYYRSYSVNGSYQRAQLSQIVERGDCLFYICLGMMPTDTDAPLEFGIDLDLAVNTINNYYPPEN